The genomic region CTCATCGGCTTGGGGCACCTCCATTATGATTTTAAAAAGTATCGAGAAGCGCTCGTTTATTGGCAAAAGATTTTTGATCAAAATCCTGAAAATGTCGATATCCGTATCTTAACATCGATTGGAAATTGTTACCGAAAGATGAAGCAATTCGACCGCGGTGTGTATTATTTTGAGAAAGCGCTTGAAAAAGATCCCGATAATTTTTACGGACTTTTTGGTCTTGCCGATTGTTATCGTGGTATGAAGCAGCAGCAACATTCAATAAAATACTGGGAAGCAATTCTGAGTAAAGATCCGAATAATAAAGTAATTCTTACCCGTATGGGCGATGCATACCGGCACATCGGCGATTATGAAAAAGCCGAGCAGATTTATCAGCGTGCGCTCGATATCGATTATGATTCTTATGCGATACTTGGGCTTGCGATTCTGTGCAAGATACAGGGAAAATATGATGAAGCAATAACCAGTTTAACGCATTTGTTGCAGGCGGATCGGAAAAACTATCGTATTTACCTTGAACTTGCCGACTGTTATATTCACATAAACGAAAAAGCCAAAGCGATTGAAGTACTGCAAGCGTTCCAACAGTACGGCATTAAAAACCAAGCAGTAAGCGATACCCTTTTTTCATTACAAAATTAAGGCAGTGGTGATTGGGACAGAGCGATAACGGCATTGTAAAAAAAACAGCCCTTTCGGGAATGCTGCCGGAAGAAATTGATGCAGTATGCAATTTACCGCAACGCTTTCACTCTATACAAATTTTTCAATGGATTGCGCAGGGGTGTTCGTCGTTTGAAGGTATGACAAATCTTCCACTTAAAGTGAGGGAACGACTTACCGATGAATATACGCCGTGCGATACTGTATGCGAAACCGTGTTGAAAGATCCTGACGGTACGGTAAAACTCGGAATAGGCTTGCATGACGGCAGCAGCATTGAAACGGTACTGCTGTTTGATAAAGCTTCGCGTAGGACTGCCTGTGTTTCCTGCCAAGTCGGCTGCCCGATGGGCTGTACCTTCTGCCAAACAGGCCAGCTCGGTTGTTTGCGTAATCTTAGCCCCAACGAAATTGTAGAACAATTTTTGCATCTGGAAAAAATCTGTGGTAAGTTGGACAATATCGTGTTTATGGGCATGGGCGAACCGTTATTAAACCTCGACAGTATCGCAAAAACTATAGCCGTTCTTACTCACCCCAAGGGCAGAAACCTTTCACACAGGCGGATAACGCTTTCCACGTCCGGTATCTGCAAAGGCATTTATGAGCTTGCAGATAGCAAACTCGATATTCGCCTAGCCGTTTCGTTGACGACCGCGGACGAAGACTTGCGAACAACCTTGATGCCGGTTACAAAAGCAAATCCGCTCAGCGAATTAAAAAAGGCAATCCGCTATTTTAATGATAAAACCGATAAGCGGGTAACTCTGGAACTCGCGCTGCTTAAAGATGTAAACACTTCCTATAAAGCTGCGCAGCAAGTACGCGCTTTCGCCGAAGGACTCAACGTTCATATCAACCTTATCCCGTGGAATCCCGTGCAGCAATTACCGTATAACACTCCTTCCGATTCCGAAATACGATCATTCTATAATTATTTAACAGCGGAAAATCTCAATGTAACAGTTCGCCAAAAGCGTGGCAGAACTATCGGCGGCGCCTGTGGGCAATTAGGTAAAAAAGGACGTACCGAACCGAAATACTCCGGTACAAAGCAAATCTAACTATATTTTTAGAAATCTCAGCATATAAAAAAAGCACCGACTAATCCTGGTCGGATTAATCGGTGCTCCGGTTAACTAAAGGTTAAGTTTCAACCGCTAAAATAGCGCAGCTGAACAACACTGTTGAAGTTTCAGTGTACCCGATTTATTGACCATCGGCGGGAACGCTCCATGTCGCCGGTTCGTTTCCCTCTCTGTCGATAATCTCTATGTCAGATGCAGGAGTGATCTTATCTACGTAGAACTTGTATGAGACGGGCTCCGATACGTTACCGACGTTATCAATTGCTTTTACATCGATATTGTAAACAGTGTCGGTAGAAAAATGGAGCGGCTCGATATACTTAACGTAATCGGCATCGTTGATTTTGACATAAAGTGCATCAACACCGGAAAGTTCGTCGGTCGCACCGAATGCCACCGATTCTTTGGTTGAAACGATAATACGTCCCTCTTCGTCAACGACATCGGAACTCGGGAAAATCATGTATGCATCATCTTTATTGATAAGGCGATCACTGTTTTCGATAAAAAACAGTCGGAGCGGTTGTATCAACGATAACGGATGTTACCGAAATAGGAGCTAAGTTGCCGACGTTATCAACAGCTGTATAATATATCTTTGCAGGTCCTCCTTCTTCGCTTATAGAGTAATAAGCACCTTCATCTTCTTTCCCATTACCATGGAGTGCTAAAGAATCCAAATCTGTGCCGATATAAGCTCCCGCAGTCCCGGAACCGGTTAAATCATCGATTGCCGAAATATACCATTTTGTCTCTGCAGAGCAGTAAGCAGCTAAACCTTTATAAAATAACGGTTCAGTTGTATTCAGCGTCGTTTTGGGCGCAGTATTGTCGACAATTACCGAAAGGGTTTTTGCAACTTCAAGGTTTTTGCTGTTATCGAAACCACGATATGAAATATCATGTTTACCTTCTTCCAAGATCTGGAAGGGATTGCGATAAGTCATAAAGCTCGAACCGTCCAGTGAGAATTCGACAAAATCGAGACCCGTCTCTTTATCTGCCGAATTAAGCTTAAAGAATACATCGCTGTTGACAAAATGTTTATCACCGTTACGGTATTGCATTGCCGCGCGTTGATAATCATGGGTCATTGTTTCAGGCACTTGTGCCCAAACTGAGAAGCAAAGAGCCGCAAAAGCAGCGGCAAAGAGTGATTTCTTCATAAATCCTACCTCCAAATACTATAAAAGATGACTCCGCATCTTTTTTAATAATAAATTTCAACTCTGCGGTTGTGTTTCCGTTCGGAAATTTCCGCATGAGATCCTGCGGGGTGCTCAGCCCCTTCCGCCGATATGGTAATATTACCCGCTGTAAAGGCTCCGGTTGATTCAAAATACTGTGCGACGGCATACGCACGTTGTAACGACAGTTTTTCTTCTTCTTTTGTGCTATCCAATTTTGCACAATGTCCGACAATTTTTATCTGTGTTACATCCTTCGCTTTCAACAGTTCGGCAATACTGTCCAACTTATGCGCGGTGAACGTATCAATCTTATACGTCTTCGGAGCAAAATAAACCGTCGTTTCGTTGCCGGTATTATTTTTCTCGCTTTGCTGCGGCTCATCTATTTTCTCTTCCGCAGGGGCATTTTCAACCTGCTGCGTTTCTGCAACAGGCTTTTCTTCCTTCTGCTGCTTAGGTTGTGTAGTACATCCCATCACAATTACCGCGATCAGCAACAGAAGAATACCTTTTAGCTTGCTCAAATTTTGACCTCCTCAAAATTTTTGTATTGTATAAAGGAAACTTTTGAAAACTAAAGTCTCTAAAAGTTCCATCCAGTTTTATAACTTCTCTTCAAACCGTTTAGTACTGTTATTATTTTAAATTGACATTTTTTACTGGGATTCAAAGAATATCGGCCGATACTCTTGCCAAAAGATATGTTATTGATAAGTGAAGTATTCTCTTACCGTTCGTAAGCTTTATATCCAAGGTGCTCCTACACCATAGATGTTATACTATCATCCCCATTTTTTTGTCAAGCCTCTTTTTTAAAAAGCCTATTTCTAGCTGAGTTTTTTTTGTATATTATGCATTATCATAGCTACGGTAGCGTGCAAGATTCGATAGTATGGGGTAACACAATGAATACGGAATACGGAAAAAAGGCAAAAAAAGTCGCAGTGGTAACGGGCGGAACAAGCGGAATCGGCTTGGAAACGGTCAAAGCTTTAAACAATAGCGGTTATACTGTGTATACCGTCAGTAGGCGCACACTTAACGGTCAAGTACCTGAATATGGCGAGCATTTTTCTGCGGATGTAACAGATGAAGATGCACTGATCAAGGTCTTTGCCGAGGTATGGGAACGGGAAGCTCGATTGGATGTATGTGTCTGTGCTGCCGGTTTCGGTATTTCGGGAGCCGTTGAGTTTACGAAGCTTGAGGATGCAAAAAAACAGCTGGATGTAAATTTTTTCGGCGCTTTTTTAACGATGAAGACAGCCGCTTCATACATGAGGAAGCAAGGCTTTGGAAAGATTCTTGCGGTGAGTTCGGTCGCAGGAGAAATTGCCATTCCCTTTCAGGCTTTTTATTCCGCATCCAAAGCAGCGCTTGGAAAATTATTGGAAGCATTTGCCGCCGAAGTTTTTCCGTTTGGTATACAGTGTGCGCTTATTATGCCGGGTGATGTCGCGACTCCGTTTACGGATGTTCGTAACAAATCGAATGCCGGTAACGATGTGTATTTCGGAAGAATCACAAAGAGTATCTCAAAGATGGAACGTGATGAACGGCATGGCATACCGGCGGATAAACTCGGTTCTTTTATTGCATCGTTAGCGGATAAAAAGCGGATTGGCTTCTTGTATCCCTATAACGCTCCCTATGCTCTGTTGATAAGCCTGTACCGTTTACTACCTCGCCGTTTAGCCCTCTTTATTGTCCGAAAGCTCTATGCCTGTTGAAGAAAATAAGACTTATTCTTGCTTTTTCTATAGGAATGATTATATTATAGTTACAGTTGATGTGTCAGTAATGATAAATCCATCATCAATAGGAGCGTTATATGAGCAAAACAGGAATTTTTTATGCAAGTAAAGGCGGCGTAACCGAAACTTTTGCAAAGCAGATTGCGGAAAAGCTGGGAGCCGATTTGCATAATATGAAAGATACGAAAGTTGATGCGATAGCGGACTATCAGAATGTCGTGCTGATGTCCTCCAGCTATTTTTTCGGCGCCTTAATGGAAGATTGGGGCGGTAAAGTAAAACTGCTGCACACAGTTGATTTTTCCGGGAAGAATGTCGCGATTGTCGGCGTTGGAAGCCAAGAACGCCATCCCGACAGCTTTTGCTCCGGAGCTGCGGACTTCTATGATAAGCTTCGCTTCAGCGGCGCCCGCTTTGTCGGTGATGTATGTCCCTGCGGATATGAATTCCAATTCTCCCGTATGGAAAGAGGCGGCAGAATGCTCGGTCTGTGCTTGGACAAGGGCGATGCTAAAGTGAACGAAAAAATCGACGAATGGGTAAAAGCCGTTCAGCCGGTATTTGCAAAATAAGTTTCGCCTGGGAACCTCTAAAAACGGCAAGCCTATCGGCTTGTTCTGTAATGAAATTCATTAAGTTATCCGCTTTGTGGACTGTGAATCAGTTTTTAGAGGTTCCTTAAAGTATTTCTATATAGGCTTTTAGATAATCTATTCTTTGATTGCGTATGCTTTCGCTTATTAAATAGTTTACGAGAATTTTTCCCGTCCTATGTCTTTTATGTATTATTTTTAGCTTTTCAGGGATATTGTTTAAGAAATTTCGATTTACAATTTCTTCTACAAGAAAAACAATATAACGCTGTTTTTCAGTTTTTTCCCAAAGAATTTTATCCGTTTTATCGGGATATTGCGTAATAATACCCCTCTCATCATCATTAATATCCGAGCTGTTAATGCAACGTACATAGAGAGAAGGATTATTCGCGTATTGTATGAGCTTTTGCTTGTCTCCGTAATCAAACTTTACAACATAGTTAAAGGGTATATCTTCATACGCATATTCTGTATTTTTTAGCTCTTTTATGTTTTTTATTTGTCGGTTTTTTAAAATAATTTTTTTCAACATTATTTTATAATTGTTTATTTTTGTTTCAAAGTCTGTATAGGCATCATTAAGTATTTTTTCGTAATCATTTAAATTTAACATATTAAACCGGCGCATCTCTTTTATAGGAATACCAAGATTGCGATAAAACGAGATTTCGGCAATATTGACTAAATCTGCAACCGAATATTTTCTATAATTATTCATACCATCTTGATTAACAGGAAAAATATTTTCCTTTTGCCAATACCGTAATGTCGGACAGGAGATATTTAAAAGCTCCGAAACTTCGCCGATTGTTAAGTCCTTATTCATAGAACGAAATAATAATAAAATTTTTGTTGACATTCAAGTTACTTTAAGCTTTATGATGAATCTAAAGAACCGGTTACCTTAAATAAATGGCTATTGAATTTTTTATAAGAGAGCTGCGGATTACCTGCGCTTCTCATTTTACAGGAGGTATTTGTATGTCTGACACTGTGGTAGCAAAAAAATGGTTTGAACGTATTAAAGTTCCCCATACCTATGTAATTCTCATAAGTATTCTTATTATTATGACCATCCTTACCCACATCATACCGGCAGGACAATATGAAAGAGTAAAGGAACCAATATCCGGAAAAATGGTCGTCGTTCCCGGCAGTTTTCAATTTATTGACACTAAAGCTCCAGGATTTTTTGATATATTTCTCTCTTTACAGAAAGGGTATGTCGATGCAGCCAATATTATGTTTTTAATTATATTTGCATACGGATTTGTATATGTACTGGTAAAAAATGGAACGATGGATGCTTCTCTTGGAGCACTCGTTAGACTTGTCGGTAAACATGTACAGCTTATGATTCCGATAGTCATGCTTGTTCTTGGAGTGTTAAGTTCAACAATGGGGATTTTTGAAGAGGTATATGGTCTTTTCCCTGTTTTTGTAGGAATAGCAATAGCGTTAGGTTACGATGCAATAGTCGGTGGTGCAATGGTATATCTGGGGGTTACGATCGGATATGCCGCAGGTACTTTTAATCCGTATAATGTCGTTATTGCTCAAGACGTGGCAGGCGTGGCCGCTTATTCGGGATTAGGATTAAGAATTGCGGTTTTTGTTGTATTTGAAGCTGCTGCAATATTTTATATAATGCGCTATGCTGCAAAAATAAAAGCAACTCCTGAAAAATCGATACTATACGGTTCCGATCCTTATATCATAAAAGAGAAAAGTATTGAGGAACTGACAAGTATAAAAATGACCGGAAGGCAAAAAGTTTGTTTGCTTATCTTTTTTGTTACCTTAGGTATATTATTATATTGCACGACTCAACTTGGTTGGTATATTGACGAAATAGCAGCCATGTTTCTAATGATGATGATATTTGCAGGCATTGCGAGCGGTTATTCCGCTACGGAAATATGTAAGACATTTATCGAATCTACAAAGTCTATGGTATCATCAATGTTAATTGTAGGATTTACCCGTGGGATTTTAATTGTTATGAAGGACGGAATGATTTCAGATACGATTGTCTATTATTTGGTATCCCTACTTTCGGAAACAAGTAAATATATATCTGCCTTTGGAATGCTCTTCTTGCAGAATATCATAAAATTTTTTATTACGGGTTCTTCCAGTCAAGCGACAATTACAATGCCGATTATGGCTCCTACTGCTGAACTAATCGGTTTAAGCAAGCAAATAGCCGTGTTGGCCTATCAATTCGGTAATGGGTTTGCGGAAATGTTTTGGCCTACCTCTTGTGCTTTAGGCTGCGGTTTAATGGGTGTGCCGATTGATAAATGGTATAAATTTGTTACGCCGCTCTTTGTTATCGTGCTGTTGCTGGAAATAGTATTTATGACAATTGCGGTAACTATAGGGTATCATTAATAATAAGGAATTTCTAAAACGTCAGTTTTTAGAGATATTCAATAAGTAACGATATATTAAATAGAGGAGAGGAGTCATTATGCTTATAAAGAATGGAAATATTTTAAACTTTCAAGCCGGCGGATTTGTTCGGCAAGATATTAGAATTATTGATGGAAAAATAACCGAAATTGCAGAAACATTGGATGCCGATAAAAATGAAGAAATTTGTGATGCTTCAAATAAATATATAACACCGGGACTGATTGATGCTCACAGTCATATTTGCATTAGTGAAGAAGGCCGCGGAGCGATCGGAGATGATTGCAATGATTATAGTGAAGCAGTTATGCCGTATCTTGATACAATCGATGCAATATATCCCTTCGATTCTGCTGTACAAGAAGCAACTGCTCACGGGGTAACATGCGCTTGTGTATGTCCCGGCAGCGATAGTGTAATTGGAGGAATGAATAGCGTTATCCAATTATATGGCAGAACAGTTGAAGAGATGTTGATAAAACGGAAAGCCGCAATAAAATGCAGTTTCGGCGAGAATCCGAAAAAGGCCGGATAT from Treponema vincentii harbors:
- a CDS encoding tetratricopeptide repeat protein, with product MFESIENGYSEQTDSLFPAQELPHAEGTDELTKLSREGYLLLKANEIDRAEAEFKKMLELDENNNYALVGLGDAARKRNKCKEAAEYYSECLRHHPGNNYALFGLADCYKNMNLYAKAIEIWEQYLEHDNANITVFTRVADAYRKIHDFQNSKKLYLKVLEIEENNPYALIGLGHLHYDFKKYREALVYWQKIFDQNPENVDIRILTSIGNCYRKMKQFDRGVYYFEKALEKDPDNFYGLFGLADCYRGMKQQQHSIKYWEAILSKDPNNKVILTRMGDAYRHIGDYEKAEQIYQRALDIDYDSYAILGLAILCKIQGKYDEAITSLTHLLQADRKNYRIYLELADCYIHINEKAKAIEVLQAFQQYGIKNQAVSDTLFSLQN
- the rlmN gene encoding 23S rRNA (adenine(2503)-C(2))-methyltransferase RlmN; the encoded protein is MLPEEIDAVCNLPQRFHSIQIFQWIAQGCSSFEGMTNLPLKVRERLTDEYTPCDTVCETVLKDPDGTVKLGIGLHDGSSIETVLLFDKASRRTACVSCQVGCPMGCTFCQTGQLGCLRNLSPNEIVEQFLHLEKICGKLDNIVFMGMGEPLLNLDSIAKTIAVLTHPKGRNLSHRRITLSTSGICKGIYELADSKLDIRLAVSLTTADEDLRTTLMPVTKANPLSELKKAIRYFNDKTDKRVTLELALLKDVNTSYKAAQQVRAFAEGLNVHINLIPWNPVQQLPYNTPSDSEIRSFYNYLTAENLNVTVRQKRGRTIGGACGQLGKKGRTEPKYSGTKQI
- a CDS encoding OmpL47-type beta-barrel domain-containing protein, giving the protein MIFPSSDVVDEEGRIIVSTKESVAFGATDELSGVDALYVKINDADYVKYIEPLHFSTDTVYNIDVKAIDNVGNVSEPVSYKFYVDKITPASDIEIIDREGNEPATWSVPADGQ
- a CDS encoding OmpL47-type beta-barrel domain-containing protein; translated protein: MKKSLFAAAFAALCFSVWAQVPETMTHDYQRAAMQYRNGDKHFVNSDVFFKLNSADKETGLDFVEFSLDGSSFMTYRNPFQILEEGKHDISYRGFDNSKNLEVAKTLSVIVDNTAPKTTLNTTEPLFYKGLAAYCSAETKWYISAIDDLTGSGTAGAYIGTDLDSLALHGNGKEDEGAYYSISEEGGPAKIYYTAVDNVGNLAPISVTSVIVDTTAPTVFYRKQ
- a CDS encoding OmpA family protein; translation: MSKLKGILLLLIAVIVMGCTTQPKQQKEEKPVAETQQVENAPAEEKIDEPQQSEKNNTGNETTVYFAPKTYKIDTFTAHKLDSIAELLKAKDVTQIKIVGHCAKLDSTKEEEKLSLQRAYAVAQYFESTGAFTAGNITISAEGAEHPAGSHAEISERKHNRRVEIYY
- a CDS encoding SDR family NAD(P)-dependent oxidoreductase, whose amino-acid sequence is MNTEYGKKAKKVAVVTGGTSGIGLETVKALNNSGYTVYTVSRRTLNGQVPEYGEHFSADVTDEDALIKVFAEVWEREARLDVCVCAAGFGISGAVEFTKLEDAKKQLDVNFFGAFLTMKTAASYMRKQGFGKILAVSSVAGEIAIPFQAFYSASKAALGKLLEAFAAEVFPFGIQCALIMPGDVATPFTDVRNKSNAGNDVYFGRITKSISKMERDERHGIPADKLGSFIASLADKKRIGFLYPYNAPYALLISLYRLLPRRLALFIVRKLYAC
- a CDS encoding flavodoxin domain-containing protein, whose product is MSKTGIFYASKGGVTETFAKQIAEKLGADLHNMKDTKVDAIADYQNVVLMSSSYFFGALMEDWGGKVKLLHTVDFSGKNVAIVGVGSQERHPDSFCSGAADFYDKLRFSGARFVGDVCPCGYEFQFSRMERGGRMLGLCLDKGDAKVNEKIDEWVKAVQPVFAK
- a CDS encoding MerR family transcriptional regulator, whose product is MSTKILLLFRSMNKDLTIGEVSELLNISCPTLRYWQKENIFPVNQDGMNNYRKYSVADLVNIAEISFYRNLGIPIKEMRRFNMLNLNDYEKILNDAYTDFETKINNYKIMLKKIILKNRQIKNIKELKNTEYAYEDIPFNYVVKFDYGDKQKLIQYANNPSLYVRCINSSDINDDERGIITQYPDKTDKILWEKTEKQRYIVFLVEEIVNRNFLNNIPEKLKIIHKRHRTGKILVNYLISESIRNQRIDYLKAYIEIL
- a CDS encoding YfcC family protein; amino-acid sequence: MSDTVVAKKWFERIKVPHTYVILISILIIMTILTHIIPAGQYERVKEPISGKMVVVPGSFQFIDTKAPGFFDIFLSLQKGYVDAANIMFLIIFAYGFVYVLVKNGTMDASLGALVRLVGKHVQLMIPIVMLVLGVLSSTMGIFEEVYGLFPVFVGIAIALGYDAIVGGAMVYLGVTIGYAAGTFNPYNVVIAQDVAGVAAYSGLGLRIAVFVVFEAAAIFYIMRYAAKIKATPEKSILYGSDPYIIKEKSIEELTSIKMTGRQKVCLLIFFVTLGILLYCTTQLGWYIDEIAAMFLMMMIFAGIASGYSATEICKTFIESTKSMVSSMLIVGFTRGILIVMKDGMISDTIVYYLVSLLSETSKYISAFGMLFLQNIIKFFITGSSSQATITMPIMAPTAELIGLSKQIAVLAYQFGNGFAEMFWPTSCALGCGLMGVPIDKWYKFVTPLFVIVLLLEIVFMTIAVTIGYH